One stretch of Burkholderia oklahomensis C6786 DNA includes these proteins:
- the pdhA gene encoding pyruvate dehydrogenase (acetyl-transferring) E1 component subunit alpha: MTTVGSFDIDYTQYLGPDGEPVQPLPAFAQDAAALLPLYRAMVLTRAFDTKAVALQRTGKIGTFASSVGQEAIGVGVASAMRADDVLFPSYRDHAAQFLRGVTMTESLLYWGGDERGSDFAAARQDFPNCVPIGTQVCHAAGAAYAFMLRGEARVAVAILGDGGTSKGDFYEAMNMAGAWRAPLVIVVNNNQWAISMPRARQTAAQTLAQKAIAAGIEGRQVDGNDIVAVHQVVGDALERARRGGGPALVEALSYRLGDHTTADDATRYRDSDAVGKQWEFEPLLRLRQYLMHRNVWDKAQDEQLGKACYAQVEDAVQAYLAVPQPDTSAMFDHLYASLPQAMQEQLATALAFAPAAGNHHG, encoded by the coding sequence ATGACCACGGTCGGCAGCTTCGACATCGACTATACGCAATACCTCGGCCCCGACGGCGAGCCGGTCCAGCCGCTGCCCGCGTTCGCGCAGGACGCGGCCGCGCTGCTGCCGCTCTATCGCGCGATGGTGCTGACGCGGGCGTTCGACACGAAAGCGGTTGCGCTGCAGCGCACCGGCAAGATCGGCACGTTCGCGTCATCGGTCGGGCAGGAGGCGATCGGCGTGGGCGTTGCGAGCGCGATGCGCGCCGACGACGTGCTGTTTCCGTCATACCGCGATCATGCCGCGCAATTCCTGCGCGGCGTCACGATGACGGAAAGCCTGCTGTACTGGGGCGGTGACGAACGCGGCAGCGATTTCGCGGCCGCGCGCCAGGATTTTCCGAACTGCGTGCCGATCGGCACGCAGGTGTGTCATGCGGCGGGCGCGGCTTATGCGTTCATGCTGCGCGGCGAAGCGCGCGTCGCGGTGGCGATTCTCGGCGACGGCGGCACGTCGAAAGGCGACTTCTATGAAGCGATGAACATGGCGGGTGCGTGGCGCGCGCCGCTCGTGATCGTCGTCAACAACAACCAGTGGGCGATCTCGATGCCGCGCGCCCGCCAGACCGCTGCGCAAACGCTCGCGCAAAAGGCGATCGCCGCGGGAATCGAAGGGCGGCAGGTCGACGGCAACGACATCGTCGCCGTGCATCAGGTCGTCGGCGACGCGCTCGAGCGTGCGCGGCGCGGCGGCGGTCCGGCGCTCGTCGAAGCGCTCAGCTACCGGCTGGGCGATCACACGACGGCCGACGATGCGACGCGCTACCGCGATTCCGACGCCGTCGGCAAGCAATGGGAATTCGAGCCGCTGCTGCGTTTGCGCCAGTACCTGATGCATCGAAACGTGTGGGACAAGGCGCAGGACGAGCAGCTCGGCAAGGCGTGCTACGCGCAGGTCGAAGACGCGGTGCAGGCCTATCTCGCGGTGCCGCAGCCGGACACGTCGGCGATGTTCGACCATCTGTACGCGAGCCTGCCGCAGGCGATGCAGGAACAGCTGGCGACGGCGCTCGCATTCGCGCCGGCCGCGGGGAACCATCATGGCTGA
- a CDS encoding alpha-ketoacid dehydrogenase subunit beta, which produces MADLNLVEAVNLALAYELAHDPSVVLLGEDIGANGGVFRATVDLQARFGAQRVIDTPLAETAIAGAAIGMAAMGLRPVAEIQFTGFVYPTIDQVLNHASRLRHRTRGRLSCPLVIRAPCGGGIHAPEHHSESPEALFAHIPGLRVVIPSTPARAYGLLLAAIRDPDPVMFFEPSRLYRLFRQPVEDNGEALPLDTCFTLRDGSDVTLVSWGAALQEVQAAADQLAQEGVMAEVIDVATLKPLDADTIVASVAKTGRCVIVHEAPRTAGVGAEIAALVAEHGLYSLLAPVQRVTGYDVVVPLFRLENQYMPSAARIVSAVRKTLEAS; this is translated from the coding sequence ATGGCTGATCTGAACCTCGTCGAAGCGGTCAATCTGGCGCTCGCGTACGAACTCGCGCACGATCCGTCCGTCGTGCTGCTCGGCGAGGACATCGGCGCGAACGGCGGCGTGTTTCGCGCGACCGTCGACTTGCAGGCGCGCTTCGGCGCGCAGCGCGTGATCGACACGCCGCTCGCGGAAACGGCGATCGCGGGCGCGGCGATCGGCATGGCGGCGATGGGGCTCAGGCCTGTCGCGGAGATCCAGTTCACCGGCTTCGTCTATCCGACGATCGATCAGGTTCTCAACCACGCGTCGCGGCTGCGTCATCGCACGCGCGGACGGCTGTCGTGTCCGCTCGTGATCCGCGCGCCGTGCGGCGGCGGCATTCACGCGCCGGAACATCATTCGGAAAGCCCCGAGGCGTTGTTCGCGCACATCCCCGGCCTGCGCGTCGTGATTCCATCGACGCCCGCGCGCGCGTATGGGCTGCTGCTCGCCGCGATTCGCGATCCGGATCCGGTGATGTTCTTCGAGCCGTCGCGCCTGTACCGGCTCTTCAGGCAGCCGGTCGAAGACAACGGCGAGGCGCTGCCGCTCGATACGTGCTTCACGCTGCGCGACGGCTCCGACGTCACGCTGGTGAGCTGGGGCGCGGCGCTGCAGGAAGTGCAGGCGGCCGCCGATCAGCTCGCGCAAGAGGGCGTGATGGCCGAAGTGATCGACGTCGCGACGCTCAAGCCGCTCGATGCCGATACGATCGTCGCGTCGGTCGCGAAGACGGGGCGCTGCGTGATCGTTCACGAGGCGCCGCGCACGGCGGGCGTCGGCGCGGAGATCGCCGCGCTCGTCGCCGAACACGGTCTGTATTCGCTGCTCGCGCCCGTGCAGCGTGTGACGGGCTACGACGTCGTCGTGCCGCTGTTCCGGCTGGAAAACCAGTACATGCCGAGCGCGGCGCGCATCGTCAGCGCGGTCAGGAAGACGCTGGAGGCGTCGTAA
- a CDS encoding dihydrolipoamide acetyltransferase family protein produces the protein MKIFKLPDLGEGLQEAEIVEWHVKAGDTIQADQPLLSVETAKAIVEIPSPQSGRIAKLFGQPGDIVHLGAPLVAFEGEAGEADAGTVVGHMTVGEHVVHEAPAALGAGAGGRGAGAIKAIPAVRALARKLDVDLAMVTPSGADGVITAADVQRVAKVLAELGPPEVLRGVRRAMAQNMARAQSEVAAATVIDDADIHAWPAGADVTMRLIRALVAGCRAEPGLNAWFDGQAGRRHVVAKIDLGIAVDLPDGLFVPVLRDVAHRDAADLRNGLDRMRADIRARKIPPDELRGNTITLSNFGMIAGKYAAPVVVPPTVAILGAGRVHDAVVAADGAPAVHRILPLSLTFDHRVVTGGEAARFLAAVIADLQLPQ, from the coding sequence ATGAAGATCTTCAAATTGCCCGATCTCGGCGAAGGCTTGCAGGAAGCCGAGATCGTCGAGTGGCACGTCAAGGCCGGCGACACGATTCAGGCCGATCAGCCGCTGTTGTCGGTCGAGACCGCGAAGGCGATCGTCGAGATTCCGTCGCCGCAATCCGGCCGCATCGCGAAGCTGTTCGGGCAGCCGGGCGACATCGTTCATCTCGGCGCGCCGCTCGTCGCATTCGAAGGCGAAGCCGGCGAGGCCGATGCGGGGACCGTCGTCGGCCACATGACGGTCGGCGAGCACGTCGTGCACGAGGCGCCCGCGGCGCTCGGCGCGGGCGCGGGCGGCCGCGGCGCCGGCGCGATCAAGGCGATTCCGGCCGTGCGCGCGCTCGCGCGCAAGCTCGACGTCGATCTGGCGATGGTGACGCCGTCGGGTGCCGACGGCGTGATCACCGCGGCGGACGTGCAGCGCGTCGCGAAGGTGCTCGCCGAGCTCGGGCCGCCCGAAGTGCTGCGCGGCGTGCGGCGCGCGATGGCGCAGAACATGGCGCGCGCGCAGAGCGAAGTCGCGGCGGCGACCGTGATCGACGACGCCGACATCCACGCATGGCCCGCGGGCGCCGACGTGACGATGCGCCTGATTCGTGCGCTCGTCGCCGGCTGCCGCGCGGAGCCTGGGCTCAACGCGTGGTTCGACGGACAGGCGGGGCGTCGCCACGTGGTCGCGAAGATCGATCTCGGCATCGCGGTCGATCTGCCGGACGGTCTCTTCGTGCCGGTGCTGCGCGACGTCGCGCATCGAGACGCCGCCGACTTGCGCAACGGGCTCGACCGGATGCGCGCCGACATCCGTGCGCGCAAGATTCCGCCGGATGAATTGCGCGGCAACACGATCACGCTGTCGAACTTCGGGATGATCGCCGGCAAGTACGCGGCGCCCGTCGTCGTGCCGCCGACCGTCGCGATCCTCGGCGCGGGCCGCGTGCACGACGCGGTCGTCGCGGCGGACGGCGCGCCCGCCGTGCATCGCATCCTGCCGCTCAGCCTGACGTTCGATCATCGAGTCGTCACGGGCGGCGAGGCGGCGCGCTTTCTCGCGGCGGTGATCGCCGATCTGCAACTGCCGCAATAG
- a CDS encoding alpha-hydroxy acid oxidase — MTIPITCIEDLRVLARKRIPRMFYDYVDTGSYTESTYRANEADFQHIKLRQRVGVDIAHRSLRTTMAGQDAAMPVALAPTGLVGMMRADGEILAARAAKRFGVPFTLSTMSICSIEDIATHAPGPFWFQLYMMRDRAFIERLIERAKAAGCPALVLTMDLQIGGQRHKDVKNGLSTPPRITLPNLLNMASKPRWCIGMARTRRRHFGNIVGHVKGVTDMSSLESWTREQFDPTIDWSDVEWVRQRWDGKLIVKGILDPRDAILAADAGADAIVVSNHGGRQLDGAMSSVDALPAIVDAAGKRIEIWLDGGVRTGQDVLKAVALGARGTMIGRAFLYGVAALGEEGVFRSLDIIARELDTTMALCGHTDILSVDADVLARRF; from the coding sequence ATGACCATCCCGATCACCTGCATCGAAGATCTTCGCGTTCTCGCCAGGAAACGCATTCCGAGGATGTTCTACGACTACGTCGATACCGGCTCGTACACGGAATCGACGTATCGCGCGAACGAAGCCGACTTCCAGCACATCAAGCTGCGTCAGCGGGTCGGCGTCGACATCGCGCATCGCAGCCTGCGCACGACGATGGCGGGGCAGGACGCCGCGATGCCGGTCGCGCTCGCGCCGACGGGCCTCGTCGGCATGATGCGCGCGGATGGCGAGATCCTCGCGGCGCGCGCCGCGAAGCGGTTCGGCGTGCCGTTCACGCTGTCGACGATGAGCATCTGCTCTATCGAGGACATCGCGACGCACGCGCCCGGGCCGTTCTGGTTCCAGCTCTACATGATGCGCGACCGCGCCTTCATCGAGCGGCTGATCGAGCGCGCGAAGGCGGCGGGCTGCCCGGCGCTCGTGCTGACGATGGATCTGCAGATCGGCGGCCAGCGCCACAAGGACGTGAAGAACGGCTTGTCGACGCCGCCGCGCATCACGCTGCCGAATCTGCTGAACATGGCGAGCAAGCCGCGCTGGTGCATCGGCATGGCCCGCACCCGCCGCCGCCATTTCGGCAACATCGTCGGGCACGTGAAGGGCGTGACCGACATGTCGTCGCTCGAATCGTGGACCCGCGAGCAGTTCGATCCGACGATCGACTGGAGCGACGTCGAATGGGTTCGGCAACGCTGGGACGGCAAGCTGATCGTCAAGGGCATTCTCGATCCGCGCGACGCGATCCTCGCGGCCGACGCGGGCGCGGACGCGATCGTCGTATCGAATCACGGCGGCCGTCAGCTCGACGGCGCGATGTCGTCGGTCGATGCTCTGCCTGCCATCGTGGACGCGGCCGGCAAGCGCATCGAAATCTGGCTCGACGGCGGCGTGCGCACCGGCCAGGACGTGCTGAAGGCGGTCGCGCTCGGCGCGCGCGGCACGATGATCGGACGCGCGTTCCTCTATGGCGTCGCCGCGCTGGGCGAAGAAGGCGTGTTCCGCAGCCTCGACATCATCGCGCGCGAGCTCGATACGACGATGGCGCTGTGCGGCCATACCGACATTCTGTCGGTGGATGCCGACGTGCTCGCACGGCGATTCTGA